The Deinococcus hopiensis KR-140 sequence CCGGAATGGGGCGCCGCGCGTGGAAGGGCACCCCTCACGGCTTCATCCTCCATGCGCATTCAGCATTCGGGCCCGCTCGCCGGACTCGGTCAAAAAGAGGCCTTCTTTTTGACAAATGCTCTGGGTAGCCGGCTTGGCCACATGAAGCGCTGGCGTGATGCCCCGCTGAAGTGGCGGCGGCACCTCCCGGTCTGCTGTCCGGACCGCGGGGACCTTCGCCACGGAGCTTCCCTGGGGGCGTCACCGCAGGGACGCAGGCCCCGAAAAGACCCTGACGCAGGGACAGCACCCACACGGCAGTTGCAAAACGGTTCTCGGGCAAAACGGGAATTGGATCAGGCGCAACGGTTCCTCTCCTTCCAGGCCTTAATTTTTATCTGGACAGAAGAGGCGGTGAAGAGTATCCGGGGAAAATAGGCCAGTCGCCCTACCTCAGCGGAGGTCCAGACCTATGCTGGTTTTCGTGACGCACACCCGGGCCGTAATTTTTGATCTCGACGACACCCTGTTCGACGATAACGCCTCTATGCGCGCGGGCCTCCTGGGCGTGGCAAGACCCCACACCCACCTCGCTGGGCGCCACCCCGACGAGCTGCTGGGCGAGTACAAGCGTGTGCTGGGGGAGTTCTATCCAGCTTTTGTGGCCGGGCAGCTGAGCCTGGCCGAGTACCGCGCCCGGCGTTTCGAACGGCTGCACGGACTGTGGGGCATCGAGGGCGTGCCCGGCGACGTGTCCTTTGAGGCGTTCCGCACGGCGTACCAGGCGGCGAGGCAGGCAGTGCCGGGCGGGCTGGAACTGCTCCGGGCATTGAGGGAGCGTGGAGTCAAGGTGGGCATCCTGACCAACTTCATCCGCCCTGAGCAGCAGGCCAAGCTGGACGCCTGCGGCCTGACGCCCTGGGTGGACGCGCTCGTGACCACCAGCGAGGCCCCGCCCAAACCTGATCCAGGGTCCTACGCGGCCATTCTCACGGCCCTGGAGGTGCAGCCGAATGAGGCCGTGATGGTGGGCGACTCCTGGGAGAACGACGTGGTAGGCGCGCGGGCCGCCGGGATGCGCGCCGTTTGGTTCGAGCGCTGGGGCGGGGAGGTGGCGGAGGCGGACGTACCGGTGGTACGGGACTTTGCGCCGCTGGAGGCAGCGCTGAGAGCGCTGCTGGAGGAGAGCGCTTCGGCCCCCTAGGGGGACGCCGAACGCCTCCGGCCCTCTGCACCCTCCACGCTCTATCATCTGCCCGATGAACCAAGGCGCACCCCTCGGCGTGTACGACTCCGGCATGGGCGGTCTGAGCGTGTTGGCCGAGTTGCGGCGCGCCCTGCCGCACGAGAACTTCCTGTACCTGGGCGACACGGCCCACGTACCGATCGGTGCGCGGCCCGAAGACGAGATTCGGGACCTGACCGCCCAGGCGGTGGCGGCGCTGCACGCCCGGGGAGCCAAAGGGGTGGTGGTGGCCTGCAACACGGCCTCGGCCTTCAGCCTGACGCACCTGCGGGAGAAGTACCCGGCGTTGCCGATCATCGGGCTGGTGCCTGCCGTCAAGCCCGCCGTGGCCGCCACCCGTACGGGCGTGGTGGGCGTGCTGGCAACGCCGGGGACGCTGCGGGGGACGCTGCTCGCCGACGTGATTCGCCAGTTTGCCGAACCCGCTGGAGTACGGGTACTGACTGCCGTGAGCGCCGAACTCGTGCCGCTGGTGGAAGCGGGGCAGGCGGAGAGCGGGCGGACGCGCGAGGTGCTGCGGGGAGCGCTGACACCCCTGGCGGAGGCGGGCGCGGATCAGCTTGTGCTGGGCTGCACCCACTACCCCTTTCTGGCGGCAGGCATCCACTCGGAATTCGGAGACACCTTCACCCTGGTGGACAGCGGCGCGGCGGTGGCGCGGCACACGCGGCGGGTGCTCGAGGAGCGCGACCTGCGGTCCAGAGTCCAGGAGCCGGGCGAGGTGACGTACCTCGTGACGGGCGACGCGCACGTGTCGGCTCCCGTTATCGCCACATTGACGGGTCAGGCAGGGCAGAATGTGACGGTGCAGCAGGTGACCACTTGATTCTTCCCACCCGAACCGGGCGCGACGCCCACACCCCGCGGCCCCTCACGGTGAAGCGCGGGGTCAACCCTCACGCCTCGGGCAGCGCGCACCTGTGTCTGGGCCGCACCGAGATTCTGGCGACGGTGAGCGTGGAAGACAAACCCGCGCCGCATATGCGCGGCAAGAAAGAGGGCTGGCTGACCGCCGAGTACGCCATGCTGCCGCGCGCCACAACAGACCGCCAGGCCCGGGAGCGCAACCTGCAAAACGGCCGCCGCCACGAGATTCAGCGCCTGCTGGGCCGGGCACTGCGGGCGAGCATCGACCTCAAGCATTTTCGCAACCAGACGCTGTATGTGGACTGCGACGTGCTGGTGGCCGACGGCGGCACCCGGGTGGCGAGCGTGCTGGCCGGGTACGCTGCCCTCCACGACTTCGCGGACCGCCTGATTCAGACGGGCAGGTTGAGCGAGTGGCCGCTGCGGCACGCGGTGGGGGCCGTGAGCGTGGGCCTGGTGGGTGAGGAGCTGCGGGTGGACCTCGACTACGCCGAGGACAAGGTGGCGCGGGCGGACCTGAACGTGGTGGCGACCGACGCGGGCCTGGTGCTGGAGGCGCAGGGCGGAGCCGAGGACGGTCCCATCGCCCCAGAAGAGTACATCCGCCTGCTGATGACGGGCGTAGAAGCGGTGGGGGGCCTGCTGCGCGACCTGCACCGGCAGGTCTAGCGGGCGGGCGACTCTCATCCCAGGTGCGTTACACTTCCCCCACATCAAGGAGGCAGAACATGGGCATGACTGGATTCATCGGGCGGGCGATGCTCGCGAGTGTTTTTATCAAGAGTGGCCTGGATCACCTACAAAACCCTGAACCCATCGTGCGCGCGGCGCGGGGCGCGGAGATTCCGCAACCCGAACTGGCCGTCAAGATCAACAGCGGCGTAATGGTGGGGGCCGGAACCCTGCTGGCCCTGGGGCTCGCGCCACGCCTGACGACCACCGCCCTGGCGGTGGGCCTGGTCCCCACCACGGTGATTGGCCACCCCTTCTGGGACAAGGAAGGCAAGGAACGCCAGCACCAGCAGACGCACTTCATGAAAAACCTCGCCCTGTTCGGCGCGCTGCTGGCGCTGGGGAGCCGTCGGAAATAGCAACGCGGTTTGCCCCAGCAAGCTCCCCCCGTGGGGGCTTTTTTCTTTTCCGACGGTAAAGGTGGGTCGCTTCCCCGCTTCACGCGCCGCCGGGAAGATGGGGCATGACCAAGGACACGGACCTCAGCGACAACGCGCACACCGCCATCGACCAACAGGAAGTGATCGAGGAGGGCATGCAGGGCGCGGACGGCAACGTGGACGCCAACGGGCTGGAACGGGGGGCGGACCGGCAAGAAAAGCTGGAGGAACTGCGGGAAAACGTGCAGGGCCTGACAACCGCCGGACAGCAGGACGAAGAAGCGGGCCTGGGGCGCTCCTGAGCGAGCCGAGCGCGACTGAAACGGCCTTCTTCCCCCTGCCTTCGCTTCAGATCACAATTCCAGGTCCGTTGGGGTCGTCACGCCCGAGGGAATGGCCGTTACCAGCACCTCATATTTTCCCGTCACAAAGACCTTGAAGCCCTGCTTTTGCAAGCCTCGCCGGGCCTGGGTCACGTCGGCGGCGAGGAGACTAAGGTCTGGGCGGGCGAAGTTTCGCAGGCGCGCTCCGTAACTCAGCAGGCCATCCCGGTAACGGGCGTTGGGAAAGCCCAGGACCAGCCCTCCACCCGGCGTCAGGTGGTGGCGGCGCAGGGCCGCCAGCACGACGTCTTGCCGCACCGCTGGGCTTTGCAGCAGGCTGAGGGCCAGCACGAGGTCGAAGCGTCCAAGGTCCGGCGCGGGCAGGGCGTTGACGTCCAGCGCGAGGAAGGCGGCGGCAGGATACCGTGAGGCCGCCGTAGCGAGGGCCGTGACGTCCCGGTCCACGCCCACCACCTCGAAGGCGCGCTCCGAAAAGGCGAGGGCCAGCGCGCCGAGTTCACGGCCCGCGTTGACTCCGAGGGCCAGCACACGCCCTCCCGCCGGGGGGTTCACCCGCCGCAGCGCCTCGACCAGCGTGAACAGGAATACCGGGTCTTCCAGCTTGTCCACCCGGCTCCAGTCACTCCCCGCGCCGTAACCGTTCGCGTCAGGCTCAGGTGCATTTGCGTAGAGTCGCAGCCGCACGCGCACCCGGCCCTCCCCCACAGATTCGGGGGTGAGCAGGTGCGCGCCCAGCAGGTCCGCCAGGTCTGCCCAGGTCTGCCAGGGGCGGTGAAGTCCGGCGGCCGTCGCCTCTCCTGCGTAGCGGCCCACCCCCTCGTCGGGGTCTGGCACGGTGAAGCTCACCTGCCCGACCGCCGTGAGAGTCGCACGGACGGCGGGCAGCAGGACGCTCAGGGGTTCGCGGGTGAAGTGGAGTTCGGGCTGGGACATGGACGGTGTGGTGGGCGGCCCGCTGAGGCTGGGCGCTTCCTCAATAGCCCCGGTGCCGGACCTGCGCGCCCTGGCCCTCCAGCCAGACCGTGACCGTGCCCACCGCCGCCTTGACCCCCGGCGTGATGATGGGTCCGCCAAAGCGGGCGAGGCGCGCGAGAAAGGTGCCGTCCTCCCGCCCGGTGATGCCGATCAGGACTTCCTGGGTCAGTTCACCCTCCACGACGTGGGCCAGCGCAACCCAGCCGTCTTTCTTGAGGCTCCGGTACACGTCGAGCAGCACCACCGTCCAGCCCGACGGATCTTCCCGGGTCTGTCCGCCCCGGGCGGTGTGTTTGCGAAACTCGGAGGGATCGAATGTCTCGGGCAGGGTCAGGACAGCGTGGGGCACGGTGGGGTCTTCCTCATGGTCTGGAAAGCGAAGGATGGTGCCGTGAGGCACAGCGGGATGTGCGGTGGGAATGAAGCGGGCGTGGTGCGCCCCCAGGCCCAGGTCACGCCACTTCAGCGCGTATTTGGTTTCCAGCGCGGCGGCCGGAGGCTGGGTCAGCTCGGCGCGCATGACGCCACTCGCTTCCGCCTCCGCCAAGGCGAACTCGAAATACTCATCGTGATCGGTGGTGAGCAGCACCGCGCCGCCCGGCTTGAGTCGGCTGGCGGCCAGCTGAAAAAAGGGCGCGCGCAGCAGGCGGTGTTCGGTGTGCCCCGCCTTGGGCCACGGATCGGGAAAGTTGACCACGATGGCGGCCAGCGCTCCTTGCGGCACCACCTCGCGGACGAGGGGCAGGGCGGGCAGCTTGGTCAGGACCGCGTTGGTCAGGCCCGCTTGGCGCAGCCGCCGATTGGCCTTTAGGAGCGATACGCCGCTGATCTCCACCCCCAGGTAATTGGGAGCCTCCGGAAAGGTCGCGGCGAAATGCGGCCAGAAGCGGCCATCGCCAAACCCCACTTCCAGAACCCAGGGCCGCCCGGGCGTGTCCGGGTACAGTCGGGAAGCCGCGTCGGGAAAGCGGAAGTCCGAAAGGCGCGAGATCACGCCTCCACCGCCAGCAGTTCGGAAGCGAGGCGGGCAGCGCCCTCCAGCACGCCCGCATACGTCTGCTCGCCGGGCAGGCAGCGGCCCACTCCATACACCCGGTCAAAACGGGTGAGGCGGAAGCCGTCCAACTCGCCAGGAGCTGGCGTCAGGAAGCGCACGCTGTAGGGCGGCGCGCCTTCCACGCCTGCGGCCGTCTGTTCCGCCCCAATCAGCCATACCCCCGAGCGGGCCAGATCGTCGGCCAGAAAATCGTAGGCCACTTCCGAGAGCCGTCCGGCTTCCTCCATCGTGTCGCCGATAAGGAGGCGGCCCTTGAGGAATGCGCCCACCGCCAGCACCGCCCGGCGGGCGCGGAGCTTCGGACCTTCCCAGGTGGAGAGGGTCACGCCCTCGCCCTCTTCTTCCAGCGCAGTCACGGTGCTTTGCAGCAGGTGAATGCCTGCCGTGGCCTCGATCTCTGCCTTGAGCCACCGGTGGAAGGTCCAGCCGTCGGTCTCGGGAGCGATGCGGGCGGCAATCTGGGCAAACACACTGTCTCCGGGAAATCCTGCATCCCGAATGTCCGGCTGGTACAGGTTTCCGATGTGGTCCAGCGCCTGCGACACCAGCACCACGTCGCGCCCGGCCTGGGCCAGCCGCCAGGCAAGTTCGGTGCCCGCAAGGCCCGCCCCCACCACCGCCACGTCGTACAGGTGACCCGGCTGCGGCTGGCTGCGGGGCATGGTGGGTGTGTGATCGGGGGCGTGGGGGCGGAACATCAAGGGGGCAGTGTAACGCAGGCAGGTGCGGGAGGAGAACGCCCTGGGGTCGGATACGCTCTCCTCAACCTTATGCGCAGCGGGCAGGGCGCGGCGGGAGTCGCCCCCAACGCCGCGCCCTGCCGTTTTCCCCTTACTCCACCGTCACGCTCTTTGCCAGATTGCGCGGCTTGTCTACGTCCTTGCCCAGCGCCGTGGCCGTGTAGTAGCTCAGCAGTTGCAGCGCCACCACGTTGACCACCGGGCTGACCATCTCGTGCGCGTGGGGCACGTACAGCACGTCGTCGGCGTGCTGGGCATTCTCGGTGTCGCCGTCGCTCAGCAGCGCGATTACCTTGCCGGAGCGGGCGCGGACCTCCTGCACGTTGGAGATGGTCTTTTCCAGCAGGAAGCTCTCGGTCGCCACCACCACCACGGGCAGGTGGGCGTCGATGAGGGCGATGGGACCGTGCTTCATCTCCCCGGCGGCGTAGCCTTCGGCGTGGATGTAGCTGATCTCCTTGAGCTTCAGCGCGCCCTCAAAGGCGGTGGGTGCGTTCACGCCGCGCCCCAGGAAGAGGTAGTCGCGGGCGTGGGCATACTTCTCGGCCACCGCCTTGATCTTCTCGACGCGCTCGGGGCTCAGGGCCTCTTCCACCAGGCGGGGCAGCTCGCGGGCAGCGTGCAGCAGTTCCTGGGCCCGGGCCTCGTCCAGCGTGCCGCGCGCGCGGGCCAGCCACAGGGAGAGCAGCAGGAAGGCGCTGACCATGCTGGTATACGCCTTGGTGCTCGCCACGCCGATCTCGGGTCCCGCGTGGATATAGAGCGTGTCGTCCAGCTCGCGGGTCATGGAGGAGCCCTTCGCGTTGATCACGCCGAGGGTCTTTGCGCCGCCCTTCTTCGCCTCACGCAGGGCTTCGAGGGTGTCGATGGTCTCGCCCGACTGGCTCACCACGATGGCGAGGGTGTTCTCGCTGACCAGCGGTGAACGGTAGCGGTACTCGGAGGCCACGTCCACCTCCACCGGAATGCGCGCGAGTTGCTCGATCAGGTACTCGCCCACCAGCCCGGCGTAGAAGGCGGTGCCGCAGGCAATGATGGAGATGCGCTTGAAGGAGGCGGGGTCAAGGTTGATGTCGAGGTTCACCTCACCCGTCTCGTCGTGCAGGCGGCCAATCAGGGTGTTGGCAAGGGCCTGGGGCTGCTCGTAGATTTCCTTGAGCATGTAGGTATCAAAACCGCCCTTTTCCGCCGCCTCGGCGTCCCAGTCGATGTGGTCCACCGCGCGCTCGACGGGATTGCCCGCCAGGTCAGTCACCCGGTAGCCGTCGTCGTGCAGCACCACCATGTCGCCGTCGTGCAGGAAGACCATCCTGCGGGTGTAGGCGAGCAGGGCGGGCACGTCCGAGGCCAGGAACATCTCGCCCTCGCCCACGCCCATCACGAGGGGGCTGACGGTCCGGGCCGCCACGATCTCGCGGTGGTCCACATGGGTGACGACGATGCCGTAGGCTCCGCGCACTTGTCCCAGCGCCGTCCGCACCGCCTCATACAGGTCGCCCGCGTAGGCTTCCTCGATCAGGTGGGCCAGCACTTCCGAGTCGGTCTCGGATTTGAAGCTGTGGCCGCGCTTGATCAGCCCCGCCTTGAGCGAAAGGTAATTCTCAATGATCCCGTTGTGGATGATGACGATCTTGCCGTCCTCGGTGGCGTGGGGGTGGGCGTTCGTATCGTTGGGCAGGCCGTGGGTGGCCCAGCGCGTGTGACCAATACCGAGGGTACCGGCCAGGGGCGCGCCCTCCAGCTCACCGCTGAGGTTGGCGAGCTTCCCGGCCTTCTTGCGAACGGCGAGGCAGGCTCCGTCGCCCACCGCCACGCCCGCACTGTCGTAACCGCGATATTCCAGCTTGGCGAGGCCCGAGATCAGAACGTCCTGCGCCTGACGCATACCGATGTATCCCACGATTCCGCACATAAGTCCTCCAGGGTGCTCCGCGCGGAGCACCTGGCGGAAGCGGTCCCACGCTTGTTCCCAGTCCAGACGCCTGCGGCTCCGCTCCAAAAGGCGGCCATCACGTCAGCCCTGGGAAAAAGCGTGCGCTCCCACCCCCCCCCGGCACAGCGCCAAGCAGCAGGGCCGAGGGAGGCGGTGTCTTTGATTTGAAGTCACTGCGCGGCCTTATCTCCACGTCGCCGTGGGGCTTATCGCCGCGCTTCACCCCTCGCTGCTCCTGTGAAGCCGGGGGGTCGGGTAGGCCCGTGCCGGGGCCTGGAGGCATCCGCAGAAACTCGCTCACCTCCACCTCGTCTTCTGCCCACCTGTCGGAACGCGACCGCTTCTCGCTCCGTCCGGAACTTCGGGGTGGCCCCGAGTCCGCAGCGAACAGACCTTGCGCTGCCCTGTTTGTGTGAACCGGACACCTCTCGGTTCGTGCACGAGCATAGCACCGCACGCAGGAGTGGGATGTGTAAGAAGCTCACAAGGGCGCTGAGGGCACAGAACCTGTTTGGCCCTCTGCCCTCAGCGTCCCGCGCCCACCGGAACCCGGTCCAGCGCCCTCAGCACATCGCAGATCAGGTCCTCGGCGTCCTCTATACCTACGGAGAGGCGCACCAGACCGGGCGTGACGCCCTGACGGGCGAGCGTTGCCTCACCAAGCAGATGATGGGTGGTGCTCGCGGGGTGGCACGACAGGCTCTCCACGTCGCCCAGGCTGACCGCCTGCGTGAACAGCTTGAGGTTGTCGAGGAAGGCGAAGGCCGCCTCCTGCGACTCCAGTTCGATGCTCAGCAGACCCCCGAACGCGCGCATCTGCCGGGCCGCCACCTCGTGCCCGGGGTGGGAAGACAGGCCGGGGTAGTGCAGGGCCTTGAGGGCAGGATGGCCCTGCAACGCCTCAGCGAGCGCCTGAGCGTTGGCGCAGTGCGCCTCCATCCGCAGCGGCAGGGTCTTGACGCCGCGCAGGAGCAGGTACGCCTCGAACGGCCCCAGCACCGAACCCACGTGGCGCAGGCCGTGCAGGCGTAACTCGGTCACCAGTTCCGCGCCGCCCGCTACCACGCCGGCCACGACGTCGCCGTGTCCGCCGAGATACTTGGTGGCGGAGTGCATGACCAGATCGGCACCGTGCTCCAGAGGACGGGTGAGGTAGGGCGTGGAAAAGGTGTTGTCCACCACGACGAGCGCTCCCGCCGCGTGGGCAACCGTGGAGGCTGCCTCCAGGTCCACGATCTGCACAGTGGGGTTGGTGGGCGTTTCCAGCCAGACGAGCCGCGTCTTGCCGGACACCACGCCGCGCAGCTCCTCCACATTCCTCACGTCGTGGACCGTCACGCCGAAGCGGCCCAGGATGTCGCGCAGCAGGCCCTCGGTGCCGCCGTAGAGGGGGCCGACGAAGGCCACCTCATCGCCCGTTTTCAGGAAGGTCAGGGCGATGGCGCTCGCCGCGCCCATACCGCTGCCGAAGGCCACGGTCCCCTCCGCGCCCTCCAGGCTGGCGAGCTTTTCCTCAAAGGCCCGCACGGTGGGGTTGGACAGCCGCGAGTAGAAATAGCCCTGTTCCTCGCCGGCAAACAGCCTCGCCCCGCGTTCAGCGCTGCCGTAGCCGAAGGTGGAGGTGGCGTAGATGGGCACGGCGTGGGCTCCCGTTACGGGGTCAAGGCCGTGGCCGGCATGAACGGCACGGGTACAGAAGCCCTCTGGGCGCTGCTCTTGTTTAGACATGTTGCGCGCAGTGTAACGCAGAGGTTGAAAACGGAGCCGCGGAAGTGCCGAGGCCGTCCAGCCCTGAGAAACGGCAAGGTCCGCTCCTCGGCTGGAACGGTGGACGTTGAGCCCTTCCTGAAACGGACGCCTACCCCACCGTTGTAAAAAGATCCGACCCGAGCAGACTTGCTAAGCAGGGCGAGCAGGAGGAAAACGGAGCGGACGGAATCGGTTTCAGCCGTCCTCCGGCAAGCGCCGCACGGGCAGCCGCGCCCAGCCCCGGCGCGAGAGGTAGCGCAGCAGCACCACCATGCCCGCACCGCCGAGCTGCGCCTGAAAGGGCGTGACGAGCCCATGCAGCAGGTAGACGGTCAGGGCTCCCGCCGCCGCTGCCGTGGCGTACAGCTGATCGTGTCGGTACATGATTTCGGGCACTTCATTGGCGATCAGGTCGCGGATCACGCCCCCGCCCACGCCGCTAAGCATTCCCGCAAAGGCCACCCCCAACGGCCCCAGCCCAAAGGTGATGGCCCCGAGCGCACCCGACGCGGCGAACAGGCCCAGCCCCACGGTGTCGAAGAGGCGCAGGGTCCGCTCGAAGCGGGCGAGTCGCTCTCCAAACGCGAAGGCCAGTACGCCGCCCAGCAGGGCCACCCACAGGTAGGTCTCGTCGCGCAGAAAGAGGGGCGGGGTCTGTCCGGTCAGGGTATCGCGGATGGCCCCGCCTCCCACCGCCGTGACGCAGCCCAGCACGAGCACGCCGAACAGGTCAAATCTCTTGCGCACCGCCAGCAGCGCTCCCGACATGCTGAAGGCGAGGACGCCCAGCAGGTCCAGGGCGTGCAGTCCCTGTTCCAGGGTCACGGTCGGCAAGATGGCGTCGGGCATTGCCCGCCATGCTAGCCCCCTTCCCGCCCTACGGGAGCGCGTGCTATACTCCCGGCTGTTGTCTCGCCCGCCCCGCGGCCTGTTCCTGCTCGCAGGGGACCCGGCCCGGAGGGTGAAGAAAGCGCGCCCCGGCACCCAAACCCGCTCTGGACGGTCCACACCGTTCCCGAAGAATACAGGGCGCCGCGCGGCCCCGAGGAGAGAAATCATGGCGAAGCACCCCGTTCCCAAGAAGAAGACCAGCAAGAGCAAGCGCGACATGCGCCGCAGCCACCACGCCCTCGTGGTCCCCAACCTCAGCGCGTGCCCCCACTGCCACGCCAAGAAGCTCAGCCACCACATCTGCCCCAGCTGCGGCTACTACAACGGCCGTCAGGTGCTCGCGGTCTGAGACCCACACAAGTCAGAGAGGCTCCCGCTCCCGGGGGCCTTTTTTGTTGTCCTCGCTCCACTTCAGGGAAACGCAGGCGCGGGGAGCGCTCCCGTCCCCCGGGCACCAGCCATCCGGCGGCCTGAAGCTCGCGCAGGTGGTGGTAGAGCTTGCCCGCCCCGGCCAGTTCGGAGTTGGTCTGAAAGGCGGCGGTGGTGTCCTGCCCGCGGAACACGGCGCGCAGCAGCGTCAGCCGCAGCGGATGGCCCAGGGCGGCGAGCACGGGGGCGGCCTCCTGCCAGTCGGCGGCAAGGAGGTCCGGGGCCGCTGCACTCCGGGGCCGCTGCACCCTGCTGCCAGCCATAGGCCGCGCCCGTGGGCAGCGAGACGTGCCCGGCAAACACCACCGCGCCCGCCGGAAACCCCCAGTACGGTAGGGACATGGGGGCAGCGTAACGGGCGGGACTCAGGGCCCCGGCGCGGCATTCAGCACGTCGGCCAGCCGCTGCGCCTGTCCAGGTACAAGGGCCAGATAGACCATGGCGTCATTCATGGACGCTTCCAGCAGGCCGTACTGTTCCTCGGGAATTCGGCGCAGGAAGAGGCTGACCACCAGCTTCTCACCCTTGTGGGGGCCGACTTTGGGCGCCAGGGCGTAAGTGTTTGTCAGTACGCCGGGCAGGCTGCCGCCCTTCGCATAGACCTCGCTGAAGGCCTGGGCATTGGCGGGGTTAAGCCGCATGGGCCAGCCCAAATGCCGGGCCATGACCTCACGTTCAGCGGGCTTCAGGCCTGCTCCCGTCAGCACCTGCGCCATCAGGCCCGCGTAATCACTCACGGTGCCGTGCGCGTCAGTGGCGTCCACGAGGGCCGCCTGATCCTCGCGAGTGGGGAGACCCTGGCGGACCGTCTCCGGGTCACGCAGGGCGGGGGTGCGGCTGAGCTGCGCCGTTCGGCTCCAAGCGTCCGACACCCGCCGGAGCATGGGCCACCTGGAGTAATCCGCCCGCGCCGCCGGGTCCTGCCAAGCGCTGAACAGCCCGCTGAAGGGGCCGAATTCTTCCTGTCCGCTCAGCTTCAGGTCGCGGCGGATCTCGGCGACGGCGTCCCTGCCCAGCCGCGTCAGCACGAGGTCGGCGGCGGCGTTGTCGCTCGTCTCGATCATGAAGCGGACCACGGTATCGAGGGGCACAGCGCGGCTTCCGTCCTGCGCGCGGCCCTGGGAGTCGGCGGGAAGGTTTAAGGCCGCCAGGCTCTTCGCGTGCGCGCCTCCGTCGGTGCCCGGGAGGTAGAACTCTTCCCATTCGGAGAGCTTTACCAGGACCTGTGGGTTTAGCTTGCCCGCTGCCACCGCCCGCGCGTAGGCCGACAGCACCACGATCTTGCGGCTGCTTGCCAGCGGCATGGAGGCAGTGGGGTTCCACACGAGCGCGGGCCTTGCCGAATCGGGTGAGCCGTCTGGGCGCACCGAGGCGACGAACACCGCGAGGTCCCCCGGCTGCTGTTTGGCAAACTCCAGCAGGGGTGCGAGGGGATCTGCCCCCTGGGCCTGCGCAGCGGGCAGCAACGCGAGCACCACGGGCAGGAGCTTCCTCATGCCTTTATTCTAGAATTTTAGAGAAGGCTACCGCTTGTCCCCCACGTGAATCGCCGCGATGCCGAAGGTCAGCAGGCGGTAGCGGGTGCGAAAGCCCGTGGCGTGCATCATCGCCGCGAGGCGCTCAGGGTCTGGAAAGGCCAGCACACTCTCCGGGAGGTAGGTGTAGGCTCCGGCGTTGCCGCTGACCAGGGCGCCGATACGCGGCAGCACCTGGCGGAAGTAGAAGCGGAACAGCGGGCCGAACAGGCCCGGGCGGGGCGGTGGAAATTCCAGTACGACCAGGCGGCCCCCGGGCGACAGCACCCGCCACATCTCGGCCAGGCCGCGCCCGTAATCCGCAAAATTGCGAAAGCCGAAGGCGCAGGTCACGGCGCTGAAGGCGTGGTCAGGGTACG is a genomic window containing:
- the rpmF gene encoding 50S ribosomal protein L32, with protein sequence MAKHPVPKKKTSKSKRDMRRSHHALVVPNLSACPHCHAKKLSHHICPSCGYYNGRQVLAV
- a CDS encoding trans-sulfuration enzyme family protein, whose product is MSKQEQRPEGFCTRAVHAGHGLDPVTGAHAVPIYATSTFGYGSAERGARLFAGEEQGYFYSRLSNPTVRAFEEKLASLEGAEGTVAFGSGMGAASAIALTFLKTGDEVAFVGPLYGGTEGLLRDILGRFGVTVHDVRNVEELRGVVSGKTRLVWLETPTNPTVQIVDLEAASTVAHAAGALVVVDNTFSTPYLTRPLEHGADLVMHSATKYLGGHGDVVAGVVAGGAELVTELRLHGLRHVGSVLGPFEAYLLLRGVKTLPLRMEAHCANAQALAEALQGHPALKALHYPGLSSHPGHEVAARQMRAFGGLLSIELESQEAAFAFLDNLKLFTQAVSLGDVESLSCHPASTTHHLLGEATLARQGVTPGLVRLSVGIEDAEDLICDVLRALDRVPVGAGR
- a CDS encoding serine hydrolase; amino-acid sequence: MRKLLPVVLALLPAAQAQGADPLAPLLEFAKQQPGDLAVFVASVRPDGSPDSARPALVWNPTASMPLASSRKIVVLSAYARAVAAGKLNPQVLVKLSEWEEFYLPGTDGGAHAKSLAALNLPADSQGRAQDGSRAVPLDTVVRFMIETSDNAAADLVLTRLGRDAVAEIRRDLKLSGQEEFGPFSGLFSAWQDPAARADYSRWPMLRRVSDAWSRTAQLSRTPALRDPETVRQGLPTREDQAALVDATDAHGTVSDYAGLMAQVLTGAGLKPAEREVMARHLGWPMRLNPANAQAFSEVYAKGGSLPGVLTNTYALAPKVGPHKGEKLVVSLFLRRIPEEQYGLLEASMNDAMVYLALVPGQAQRLADVLNAAPGP
- a CDS encoding trimeric intracellular cation channel family protein, with translation MPDAILPTVTLEQGLHALDLLGVLAFSMSGALLAVRKRFDLFGVLVLGCVTAVGGGAIRDTLTGQTPPLFLRDETYLWVALLGGVLAFAFGERLARFERTLRLFDTVGLGLFAASGALGAITFGLGPLGVAFAGMLSGVGGGVIRDLIANEVPEIMYRHDQLYATAAAAGALTVYLLHGLVTPFQAQLGGAGMVVLLRYLSRRGWARLPVRRLPEDG
- the ubiE gene encoding bifunctional demethylmenaquinone methyltransferase/2-methoxy-6-polyprenyl-1,4-benzoquinol methylase UbiE, whose amino-acid sequence is MTQRPPTPRPPVGDKQDKGREVQAMFASIAPRYDLLNRVLSLGVDRGWRREAAREALALGPTRVLDVATGTGDFALELKARAPEAEVVGSDFVPEMLSIARQKAHVRHLEVRLEEGDALNLPYPDHAFSAVTCAFGFRNFADYGRGLAEMWRVLSPGGRLVVLEFPPPRPGLFGPLFRFYFRQVLPRIGALVSGNAGAYTYLPESVLAFPDPERLAAMMHATGFRTRYRLLTFGIAAIHVGDKR